In one Brassica oleracea var. oleracea cultivar TO1000 chromosome C9, BOL, whole genome shotgun sequence genomic region, the following are encoded:
- the LOC106319187 gene encoding uncharacterized protein LOC106319187, whose translation MEATIISSSALISPLRFHPFSTNKMMIKKKKKKMSVSAAASSGKDHYYGGGRLVDENMIVLRKRIHEMKMVERNYEPPSHWMDWEKRFYSSYDSVICESVGLLQSFLMNSRPTVAIATLLLLIVSVPVSSSVLAFRLLDLLQWVLAAATSGHVG comes from the coding sequence ATGGAAGCTACAATTATCTCTTCGTCGGCTTTGATATCACCACTCAGGTTCCATCCGTTTTCCACGAACAAAATGATGATTAAGAAGAAGAAGAAGAAGATGAGCGTTTCTGCGGCTGCGTCTTCAGGAAAGGACCATTACTACGGAGGAGGGAGACTGGTGGACGAGAACATGATCGTTCTGAGGAAACGCATCCACGAGATGAAGATGGTTGAGAGAAACTACGAGCCTCCTTCTCACTGGATGGATTGGGAGAAGCGTTTCTACAGCAGCTACGACTCTGTCATCTGCGAATCCGTTGGTCTTCTCCAGAGCTTCCTCATGAATTCTCGGCCCACAGTTGCAATCGCAACGCTGCTTCTCCTCATCGTTAGTGTTCCCGTTTCCTCCTCTGTTTTAGCCTTTCGCCTTCTTGACCTCCTCCAGTGGGTTCTCGCCGCCGCAACTTCCGGTCACGTGGGCTGA